The following are encoded in a window of Solidesulfovibrio magneticus RS-1 genomic DNA:
- a CDS encoding UDP-glucose dehydrogenase family protein, with protein MNLCIVGTGYVGLVSAACFAEMGNDVCCVDVNPTIVENLRQGKVHIYEPGLDELVKRNVAEGRLRFTTKVAEGMENALFVFITVGTPPREDGSCDLSFVYQVARDIGANMKDYKIVVDKSTVPVGTADEVRKLIGEELKKRGELIEFDVVSNPEFLKEGDAINDFFKPDRVVVGTDNVRTGELLKALYAPYARSREKVIVMGVRSAEMTKYAANCMLATKISFINEVANICEKVGADVRDVRMGIGSDHRIGYQFIYPGLGYGGSCFPKDVKALIDTARKIGFEPELLAAVDEVNKRQKHVLSKRIMEYFAPQGGVKGKTLALWGLAFKANTDDVRDASSFELIRDLTDAGMRIVAFDPVAGPNTREHFKGNELLTVVDEQYAVLDKADCLAVVTEWNQFRNPDFSRIKKTLKAPIIFDGRNLYSPQLLADLGLAYFCIGRPAPKM; from the coding sequence ATGAATCTTTGTATCGTAGGCACCGGGTACGTTGGTCTGGTGAGCGCCGCCTGTTTTGCCGAGATGGGCAATGACGTCTGCTGCGTGGACGTCAATCCCACCATCGTCGAGAACCTTCGCCAGGGCAAGGTCCACATCTACGAACCGGGACTTGACGAGCTGGTCAAGCGCAACGTGGCTGAAGGCCGCCTGCGCTTCACCACCAAGGTCGCCGAAGGCATGGAGAACGCGCTGTTCGTGTTCATCACCGTCGGTACTCCGCCCCGCGAAGATGGCTCCTGCGACCTGTCCTTCGTCTATCAGGTGGCCCGGGACATCGGCGCCAACATGAAGGACTACAAGATCGTCGTCGACAAATCCACTGTCCCGGTCGGCACCGCCGACGAGGTGCGCAAGCTCATCGGCGAGGAGCTCAAAAAGCGCGGCGAATTGATCGAATTCGACGTGGTGTCCAATCCCGAGTTCCTCAAGGAAGGCGACGCCATCAACGATTTCTTCAAGCCCGACCGCGTGGTCGTCGGCACGGACAACGTCCGCACCGGCGAACTCTTGAAGGCCCTGTACGCTCCCTATGCCCGCAGCCGCGAGAAGGTCATCGTCATGGGCGTTCGCTCGGCCGAAATGACCAAGTACGCCGCCAACTGCATGCTGGCCACCAAGATTTCGTTCATTAACGAAGTGGCCAACATCTGCGAGAAAGTGGGCGCCGACGTGCGCGACGTGCGCATGGGCATCGGTTCCGACCACCGCATCGGCTACCAGTTCATCTACCCCGGCCTGGGCTACGGCGGCTCCTGCTTCCCCAAGGACGTCAAGGCGCTCATCGACACCGCCCGCAAGATCGGCTTCGAGCCGGAACTGCTGGCCGCTGTTGACGAGGTCAACAAGCGTCAGAAGCATGTGCTCAGCAAGCGGATCATGGAATACTTCGCCCCCCAGGGCGGCGTGAAGGGCAAGACCCTGGCTTTGTGGGGTCTGGCGTTCAAGGCCAACACCGACGACGTGCGCGACGCCTCGTCCTTTGAGCTGATCCGCGACCTGACCGACGCCGGCATGCGTATCGTGGCCTTCGACCCCGTCGCCGGCCCCAACACCCGCGAGCACTTCAAGGGCAACGAGCTGTTGACCGTGGTCGATGAGCAGTACGCGGTGCTGGACAAGGCCGACTGCCTGGCCGTGGTCACCGAGTGGAACCAGTTCCGCAACCCGGATTTCAGCCGCATCAAGAAGACGCTCAAGGCCCCGATCATCTTCGACGGCCGCAACCTCTACTCCCCGCAGCTGTTGGCCGACCTCGGCCTGGCCTACTTCTGCATCGGCCGCCCGGCTCCCAAAATGTAG
- a CDS encoding pyridoxine 5'-phosphate synthase, producing the protein MPLLAVNVDHVATIRQARLAKSPDPVAAAALAELGGARAIIVHLREDRRHIGDRDVHVLRETIKTRLHLEMAATEEMLGIALKRKPDMVCLVPEKRQELTTEGGLGVAGREAELAAYVAKLAEAGIPTSLFIDPDPRQIEASKAVGAAYVELHTGAFADAATPAARQKELDRLLAAIPLAKSQGLGVNLGHGLDYDNIYAFKDTPGVSEYSIGHSIVARAVLTGMVEAVSTMCAIIDGFPD; encoded by the coding sequence ATGCCCTTGCTTGCGGTCAACGTCGATCATGTGGCCACCATCCGCCAGGCCCGGCTGGCCAAAAGCCCGGACCCCGTGGCCGCCGCCGCCCTGGCCGAACTCGGCGGCGCGCGGGCCATCATCGTGCACCTGCGCGAAGATCGCCGCCACATCGGCGACCGCGACGTCCATGTGCTGCGCGAGACCATCAAAACCCGGCTGCACCTGGAAATGGCCGCCACCGAAGAGATGCTCGGCATTGCGCTGAAGCGCAAACCCGATATGGTCTGTCTGGTGCCGGAAAAACGCCAGGAGCTGACCACCGAGGGGGGCCTGGGCGTGGCCGGCCGCGAAGCCGAACTGGCCGCCTACGTGGCCAAGTTGGCCGAGGCCGGCATTCCCACGAGCTTATTTATTGATCCCGACCCGCGCCAGATCGAGGCGAGCAAAGCCGTGGGCGCGGCTTACGTGGAACTGCACACCGGGGCCTTCGCCGACGCGGCCACGCCGGCCGCCCGGCAAAAGGAACTGGACCGGCTGCTGGCCGCCATCCCCCTGGCCAAGAGCCAGGGCCTTGGCGTCAACCTCGGCCACGGCCTGGACTACGACAATATCTATGCCTTCAAGGACACGCCGGGGGTCAGCGAATATTCCATCGGCCACAGCATCGTGGCCCGGGCCGTGCTGACCGGCATGGTGGAGGCCGTCTCGACCATGTGCGCCATCATCGACGGGTTTCCCGACTAG
- a CDS encoding holo-[acyl-carrier-protein] synthase has product MIRGLGIDVVELDRIEAALIRFGDRFLARILTPAERAALPPIPLTRTAGLFAAKEAAAKALGTGFAQGVAFHTLEILSDAAGRPALTLHGPALARAEALGATSWHVSISHSRDTAAAVVVLEG; this is encoded by the coding sequence ATGATCCGGGGGCTTGGCATCGACGTGGTGGAACTCGATCGCATCGAGGCCGCCCTGATTCGTTTCGGCGATAGGTTTCTGGCCCGCATCCTGACGCCGGCCGAACGGGCCGCCCTGCCCCCGATCCCGCTCACCCGCACGGCCGGGCTGTTCGCCGCCAAGGAAGCCGCCGCCAAGGCCCTGGGCACAGGCTTTGCTCAGGGCGTGGCCTTTCATACCTTGGAAATTCTCTCCGACGCCGCCGGTCGCCCGGCCCTGACGCTCCACGGCCCGGCCCTGGCCAGGGCCGAGGCCCTTGGCGCGACGTCCTGGCACGTGAGCATCAGCCACAGCCGCGACACCGCCGCCGCCGTGGTGGTGCTCGAAGGCTGA
- a CDS encoding M20/M25/M40 family metallo-hydrolase, producing the protein MKARFGAARLLGALLAALVGLVLAFPAVGRADAVTDSVAAVEPTCRDVADRIFALREQGGAEHQSSALLRETLAGLGFAVTGDLSVPADLVPGGVSQTAFRAEMAGNAPGPTVAIMLEYDALANGHSCGHNLIAGSGLVAAAALARLMPGLPGRLVVMGTPDEERGSAGGGKVALLEGGHFDGADVVLITHPADRWSLDQRLLAMKRATFTFHGKASHAAAAPEKGVNALNAVQLTFHCADMLRQHLPQDVRLHGIVTKGGDKVNVVPELAQAEFAVRALDTATMDDAYARLVDCAKAGALGTGASLEFVAPRVALTSPVVVAPLIEATRRGLLAAGVEAGQLKDWTEFVSSDLGRVGNAYPTVNVWFKIAPGGTALHSDAMREAAGSPEGWQAARKAATAVALTAYEMFTHPQEVEAVKQAFTAARGKATGGAPAP; encoded by the coding sequence ATGAAGGCACGCTTTGGCGCGGCGCGGCTCTTGGGCGCGCTGCTTGCGGCCCTGGTTGGGCTGGTTCTGGCTTTCCCCGCAGTCGGTCGGGCCGATGCGGTCACCGACAGCGTGGCCGCCGTGGAGCCGACATGCCGAGACGTGGCGGATCGGATCTTTGCCCTCAGGGAGCAGGGCGGCGCGGAACATCAAAGCAGCGCCCTGCTGCGCGAGACCCTGGCCGGGCTGGGCTTCGCGGTCACTGGCGATCTGTCGGTCCCGGCCGACCTTGTGCCGGGAGGCGTGTCCCAAACGGCGTTCAGGGCCGAGATGGCGGGCAATGCCCCTGGCCCAACCGTCGCTATCATGCTCGAATACGACGCCCTGGCCAACGGCCATTCCTGCGGCCACAATCTCATTGCCGGCAGCGGGCTTGTGGCCGCCGCCGCCCTGGCCAGGCTCATGCCCGGGCTGCCGGGGCGGCTGGTGGTCATGGGCACCCCCGACGAGGAACGGGGATCGGCCGGCGGCGGCAAGGTGGCGCTCCTGGAAGGCGGCCATTTCGATGGCGCGGACGTGGTCCTTATCACCCATCCGGCCGACCGCTGGAGCCTGGACCAGCGCCTTCTGGCCATGAAACGGGCTACGTTCACCTTCCACGGCAAGGCCTCCCATGCCGCCGCCGCGCCGGAAAAGGGCGTCAATGCCTTAAATGCCGTCCAGCTGACCTTCCACTGCGCCGACATGCTGCGCCAGCACTTGCCCCAGGACGTGCGGCTGCACGGCATCGTGACCAAGGGCGGCGACAAGGTGAACGTGGTGCCGGAGCTGGCCCAGGCGGAATTCGCCGTGCGCGCCCTGGACACCGCCACCATGGACGACGCCTACGCCCGCCTTGTCGACTGCGCCAAGGCCGGGGCGCTCGGCACGGGGGCCTCGCTGGAATTCGTCGCCCCGCGCGTGGCCCTGACCTCGCCGGTTGTTGTCGCGCCGCTTATCGAGGCGACGCGGCGCGGGCTGTTGGCGGCCGGCGTCGAGGCCGGGCAGCTCAAGGATTGGACGGAGTTCGTCTCTTCTGACCTGGGTCGGGTCGGGAACGCCTATCCCACGGTCAATGTGTGGTTTAAAATCGCGCCCGGGGGCACGGCCCTGCACTCCGACGCCATGCGGGAGGCGGCCGGCTCGCCCGAAGGCTGGCAGGCGGCGAGAAAGGCCGCCACGGCCGTGGCCCTGACCGCCTATGAGATGTTCACCCATCCCCAGGAAGTCGAGGCCGTCAAACAGGCCTTTACGGCGGCCAGAGGCAAGGCGACAGGCGGTGCGCCGGCCCCATGA
- a CDS encoding aldo/keto reductase — protein MAKDNQAGLTRRELMKTLGMGGLAVAGLGALPTVATAAEEKPEAGGAAMPRRTLGKTGMEVSILNLGGMFDTVNNQLLLKQALGWGINFWDTAEAYGNGLSEEGFGRFFARNPEARSQIVLTTKLTPKGGNFDERLDAALARLKTDHVELFYIHAISSPAELDGQLKDWAAKAKKAGKIKNFGFSTHNNMEDCLQGAAGLDWIDACMISYNFRLMHEAKMRQALAACKKAGIGVVAMKTQGGGPVKSDSPAELDMAGRFLEKGFTDKQAKLKAVWNNPDIASICSQMPNLTILGANVAAARDRTALAREDFESLRRYAEATCGDYCAGCSSICGAAMGGAVPVADVMRAMMYYRDYGEREIARELFASLPESVRAGLGSMDFSPAQAACPRGLAIAEVVRDAASLLA, from the coding sequence ATGGCAAAAGACAACCAGGCCGGGTTGACCCGGCGCGAGCTCATGAAGACCCTGGGCATGGGTGGACTGGCCGTGGCCGGTCTTGGCGCGCTGCCGACGGTGGCCACGGCGGCCGAGGAAAAGCCCGAGGCCGGCGGCGCGGCCATGCCCCGGCGCACCCTGGGCAAGACCGGGATGGAGGTTTCGATCCTCAACCTCGGCGGCATGTTCGACACGGTCAACAACCAGCTGCTGCTCAAGCAGGCCCTGGGCTGGGGCATCAACTTCTGGGACACGGCCGAGGCCTACGGCAACGGCCTGTCCGAGGAAGGCTTCGGCCGGTTTTTCGCCCGCAATCCCGAAGCGCGGAGCCAGATCGTCCTGACCACCAAGCTCACGCCCAAGGGCGGCAACTTCGACGAACGCCTGGACGCCGCCCTGGCCCGGCTCAAGACCGACCATGTGGAGCTGTTCTACATCCACGCCATCTCGTCGCCGGCCGAACTCGACGGCCAGCTCAAAGACTGGGCGGCCAAGGCCAAAAAGGCCGGTAAGATCAAAAACTTCGGCTTCAGCACCCACAACAACATGGAAGACTGTCTGCAGGGCGCGGCCGGCCTCGATTGGATCGACGCCTGCATGATCTCCTACAACTTCCGCCTCATGCACGAGGCCAAGATGCGCCAGGCCCTGGCCGCCTGCAAAAAGGCCGGTATCGGGGTCGTGGCCATGAAGACCCAGGGCGGCGGGCCGGTCAAATCCGACAGCCCGGCCGAACTCGACATGGCCGGCCGGTTCCTGGAAAAGGGTTTCACCGACAAGCAGGCCAAGCTCAAAGCGGTCTGGAACAATCCCGACATCGCCTCCATCTGCTCGCAAATGCCCAACCTCACCATCCTCGGAGCCAACGTGGCCGCCGCCCGGGACCGCACGGCCCTGGCGCGCGAGGATTTCGAGTCCCTGCGCCGCTACGCCGAGGCCACCTGCGGCGACTACTGCGCCGGGTGTTCGTCCATCTGCGGCGCGGCCATGGGCGGCGCCGTGCCTGTGGCCGACGTCATGCGGGCCATGATGTATTACCGCGACTACGGCGAGCGGGAGATCGCCCGGGAGCTGTTCGCCAGCCTGCCCGAGAGCGTGCGCGCGGGGCTTGGCTCCATGGATTTCTCCCCGGCCCAGGCGGCCTGTCCGCGCGGGCTGGCTATTGCCGAGGTCGTGCGGGACGCGGCGTCGCTGCTCGCCTAA
- a CDS encoding 4Fe-4S binding protein has product MRIVVARRVSQGFFLLLFFWFCLVATVGAGFLQLRGWPINWLLSLDPLTALGTMLATHTLYAPLLWGLGVLALTLFVGRFFCGFVCPLGTLNQMTGWLARLTLGPKDRAEDNHPGRAQAVKYALLAFFLGCAALGGLQTGLLDPLPLAFRSVNLALLPLADPGVGVVHDAPRHYEGVWWIGLVFLAILALNAVLPRFFCRFICPLGALFGLAARVAPWRIGKATDKSCGDCRLCESHCEGGCRPSGTLVVSECLLCCNCLDRCPSGRIGFAGRASAAGETALPDFSRRGAVALLAAGAAGAFSAPLWRVEDAAGLGRSPLLIRPPGSLDEERFLARCIRCGQCMRACPSNIIQPSVTTAGLIGLWTPVLNYRLGRSGCQPNCIACGQVCPTAAIRPLGLQEKLGQGDYAAAGPIRLGTAFVDRTRCLPWAMGRPCIVCQEVCPVSPKAIFVREVFEPVRGGRLSLAGARGATLALARPLAVSGNAASGDYYVRLLGAPEATPVRLVGGGGTELALAAALPGAAPGREVEVLIHLMQPQVDPARCVGCGMCEHECPVSGLRAIRVTSENESRSGPGRMLA; this is encoded by the coding sequence ATGCGCATCGTCGTCGCCCGCCGGGTCAGCCAAGGCTTTTTCCTGCTCCTGTTTTTCTGGTTTTGTCTCGTGGCCACGGTGGGGGCCGGCTTCCTGCAGCTGCGTGGCTGGCCCATCAACTGGCTGCTGTCCTTGGACCCGCTGACCGCCCTGGGGACCATGCTGGCCACGCACACCCTGTACGCGCCCTTGCTTTGGGGCCTTGGCGTACTGGCCCTGACGTTGTTTGTCGGCCGGTTTTTCTGCGGTTTCGTCTGTCCCCTGGGGACGCTCAACCAGATGACGGGCTGGCTGGCCCGGCTGACCCTTGGCCCCAAGGATCGGGCCGAGGACAACCATCCCGGCCGCGCCCAGGCCGTCAAATACGCCTTATTGGCCTTTTTCCTGGGCTGCGCCGCCTTGGGCGGCCTGCAAACCGGACTCCTCGACCCGTTGCCGCTGGCGTTTCGCAGCGTCAATCTGGCCTTGCTCCCCCTGGCCGACCCGGGCGTGGGCGTCGTCCACGACGCGCCCCGGCACTACGAAGGCGTGTGGTGGATCGGACTCGTTTTTCTGGCCATCCTGGCCCTGAACGCCGTGCTGCCCCGGTTCTTCTGCCGGTTCATCTGCCCCTTGGGGGCGCTTTTCGGTTTGGCCGCCCGGGTCGCTCCCTGGCGCATCGGCAAGGCCACGGACAAGAGCTGCGGCGACTGCCGCTTGTGCGAGTCCCACTGCGAAGGCGGCTGCCGGCCGTCCGGGACGCTTGTCGTCAGCGAGTGCTTGTTGTGCTGCAACTGCCTGGACCGCTGCCCCTCGGGGCGCATCGGCTTTGCCGGCCGGGCTTCGGCCGCCGGGGAAACGGCCCTGCCCGATTTCTCCAGGCGCGGGGCGGTGGCGCTCCTGGCCGCCGGCGCGGCCGGAGCCTTCAGCGCGCCGCTGTGGCGGGTGGAGGACGCCGCCGGCCTTGGCCGTTCGCCCTTGCTCATCCGGCCGCCCGGTTCCCTGGACGAGGAGCGCTTCCTGGCCCGCTGCATTCGCTGCGGCCAGTGCATGCGGGCCTGTCCGTCCAACATCATCCAGCCGTCGGTCACGACGGCCGGGCTCATCGGGCTGTGGACGCCGGTCCTCAACTACCGCCTGGGCCGCTCGGGTTGTCAGCCAAACTGCATCGCCTGCGGCCAGGTCTGCCCCACGGCGGCCATCCGGCCGCTCGGCCTTCAGGAAAAGCTCGGCCAGGGCGACTATGCCGCCGCCGGCCCTATCCGCCTGGGCACGGCCTTTGTCGATCGCACGCGCTGCCTGCCCTGGGCCATGGGCCGGCCGTGCATCGTCTGCCAGGAAGTCTGCCCGGTCAGTCCCAAGGCCATCTTCGTGCGCGAGGTCTTCGAGCCGGTGCGTGGCGGCCGTTTGTCCCTGGCTGGCGCGCGCGGAGCGACCCTGGCCCTGGCCCGGCCCTTGGCCGTGTCCGGCAATGCGGCCAGCGGCGACTATTACGTTCGGCTCCTTGGCGCGCCCGAGGCCACCCCGGTGCGGCTGGTCGGCGGCGGCGGGACCGAGCTGGCCCTGGCCGCCGCCCTGCCCGGAGCCGCTCCCGGGCGCGAGGTCGAGGTGCTTATCCATCTGATGCAGCCTCAGGTGGACCCGGCCCGGTGCGTGGGCTGCGGCATGTGCGAACACGAGTGTCCGGTTTCCGGCCTTCGGGCCATACGCGTCACCAGCGAAAACGAGTCGCGGTCCGGTCCCGGCCGCATGTTGGCCTGA